The following proteins come from a genomic window of Hypanus sabinus isolate sHypSab1 chromosome 9, sHypSab1.hap1, whole genome shotgun sequence:
- the LOC132399945 gene encoding interleukin-17A-like — protein sequence MTLQFLQVEWLVCLMLLSVAVPSIIARHSCVEPSEKHLLNKLKHLGSNALQFIPGKEFNASHSHTLRIGEQSTSPWSYRINEDSARYPRKLMEAYCLHKGCIGANGKINNSIFSVPYHTSVIVLRRMSKCKHKTYVYKIAVEKIALFCNCVLRKEH from the exons TTTCTGCAGGTGGAATGGCTTGTGTGCCTCATGTTGCTGTCAGTGGCTGTCCCATCCATTATAGCCCGGCATTCGTGTGTTGAACCCAGTGAGAAGCATCTGTTGAACAAGCTGAAACATTTGGGGTCCAACGCGCTGCAGTTCATTCCTGGCAAAGAATTCAATGCCTCCCACAGTCATACCTTGAGGATTGGAGAACAGAGTACTTCCCCTTGGTCATACAG AATTAATGAAGACAGTGCACGTTACCCAAGGAAGCTGATGGAAGCGTACTGTTTGCACAAGGGCTGCATCGGAGCCAACGGGAAGATCAATAACAGCATATTCAGCGTGCCGTATCACACGTCCGTCATAGTGCTGAGAAGGATGTCAAAGTGCAAACACAAGACCTACGTCTACAAAATAGCTGTGGAAAAGATCGCATTGTTTTGCAACTGTGTGTTGCGCAAAGAGCACTAG